One window from the genome of Chroogloeocystis siderophila 5.2 s.c.1 encodes:
- a CDS encoding DUF4278 domain-containing protein codes for MKLTYRGVNYESSVPNMEMTEGGIGGQYRGVNWKQRYPRHIPVPQPVVGLKYRGASYSLGHPIDVEASLVRRQYTETAKTQLRANQVSTASSRQRVLEELNHTHIANIRQNLEHRLQVARARGDKKLIQMLEVEAEQLVTNK; via the coding sequence ATGAAACTTACTTATCGAGGGGTCAACTACGAATCAAGCGTACCTAACATGGAAATGACGGAGGGGGGTATTGGCGGTCAATACCGAGGTGTGAATTGGAAACAGCGTTATCCTCGGCATATTCCTGTACCTCAGCCAGTTGTTGGTTTAAAATATCGTGGTGCTAGTTACAGCCTAGGTCATCCAATCGATGTAGAAGCTAGTCTTGTTCGCAGACAGTATACAGAGACAGCTAAAACTCAGCTAAGAGCAAATCAGGTATCAACCGCCAGCAGTCGTCAAAGAGTATTAGAAGAGTTAAATCATACTCATATCGCTAATATTCGCCAAAACTTAGAACATCGACTACAAGTCGCACGTGCGAGAGGCGACAAAAAGTTGATCCAGATGCTGGAAGTCGAAGCCGAACAGCTTGTTACAAATAAATAA
- a CDS encoding sensor domain-containing protein translates to MIATSDAHIIILSIIFVVVVSCAATVLICGALASKTILKLIDSQFLQTYFTWITFCFISVAVINFVWLLNRWQFDKRIFLVSGTLVTSLAGMHDMKMAMLPMLVGSVTFCCLTFWLRLHFAKKTAFWWHFGVVIAILTANTGIRYAYPTAQLAIKIADITTIVVLVLVLQQALSSRRLHTEVALAESQRRLATLIDSLPGIAFACSNDPNWSMTYVSEGCLELTGYCSEELIGTTGLYNAITHPEDLPRVLQSITKAIEAQKPYVIEYRICTKSGEQKWLWEKGNGVFDSHGKVLGLEGFITDISELKRSEAALKESEQRYRELFESHPCPMWVYDVETLAFLAVNNAAIAHYGYDRDEFLAMTIKDIRPLEDVASLLQQLKHLKSELSPHGIWRHRKKDGTIIKVEVSCHSLTFLGKRAVVVSAHDVTKRIQTEEALRQAEAKYRSIFENASEGIFQTTPAGQYLSANPALARIYGYDSPEELVASLTNVEKQLYVDPQRRAECIRLMQQHNCVSGFESQVYRKDGSTIWISENARIVRNTHGDVVCYEGTVEDITTRKQTEAAQARFTAILEATTDFVGIADSQGKPLFLNQAGYKILGLDPQQDISQLNIFDCHPDWANEIFLEKVVPTLLSRGVWNGEMALLNRQKEEIPVSQVIVAKSSAAGELDFVATIARDISERKRLEAQLSYLANHDSLTGLFNRRYFQAQLEHYLELLQRDRQSGALVLIDIDDFKDINDTLGHKAGDDLLKNLAALLQEQIAEKDVLARLGGDEFAILIPQTSLHDIDSIKQKIVGALKNHVVVADGQPVRMTVSIGATVFPDHGTIADELFAHADLAMYKSKKLGSNCFSLYTPDPQWQVQIQSRNFWKNQIREALEQNLFVLYCQPILDLQNGVSCYEILIRMSGKDGEIISPNTFLPIAEECGLISHIDRWVVCQAIHLIAAQAKVGNYLRLEVNISGKSLSDSELLPMIQHELATTGINPASLVLEITETAAIADFSQARKFINTLKQIGCQFAIDDFGMGYSSFAQLKHLPVDYLKIDGSFIKNLAKDVLDRHLVRAIVEVARGLSIATIAEFVASPETLQLVHELGVNYAQGYYIGEPVPVAELLNQWCSIASDEARRSHWHLNSTQIVKQAFTLIS, encoded by the coding sequence ATGATAGCTACATCTGATGCACATATAATTATTCTTTCGATAATTTTTGTTGTAGTTGTTAGTTGTGCAGCAACCGTGTTAATTTGTGGGGCGCTCGCCTCAAAAACTATTCTAAAGCTAATTGACAGCCAATTTCTGCAAACGTACTTTACTTGGATTACTTTTTGTTTCATCTCTGTAGCAGTTATAAATTTTGTTTGGCTTTTAAATCGTTGGCAATTTGACAAAAGAATTTTTTTAGTCAGTGGTACGCTAGTCACAAGTTTGGCTGGAATGCATGACATGAAGATGGCAATGTTACCGATGTTAGTAGGAAGCGTGACGTTTTGCTGCTTAACGTTCTGGCTAAGACTACATTTTGCCAAAAAAACAGCCTTTTGGTGGCATTTTGGTGTTGTAATCGCAATCCTTACAGCCAACACAGGAATACGCTATGCCTATCCTACCGCTCAGCTAGCGATCAAAATAGCTGACATTACCACAATAGTTGTTTTAGTTTTAGTTCTACAGCAAGCTTTGAGTTCGCGCCGTTTGCATACCGAAGTAGCACTTGCAGAAAGCCAACGTCGATTAGCGACTTTGATCGACTCGTTACCAGGAATCGCTTTTGCGTGTAGTAACGATCCTAACTGGTCAATGACTTATGTTAGTGAAGGCTGCTTAGAACTCACAGGTTACTGTAGCGAAGAATTAATCGGTACGACAGGATTATACAACGCTATTACTCACCCAGAAGATTTACCAAGAGTTTTACAGAGTATTACAAAAGCTATAGAAGCACAAAAGCCTTATGTCATAGAATACCGGATTTGTACAAAATCTGGCGAGCAAAAATGGTTATGGGAAAAAGGTAATGGAGTTTTTGATAGTCATGGTAAAGTTCTGGGCTTAGAAGGATTTATTACAGATATTTCCGAACTGAAACGTTCCGAAGCTGCACTTAAAGAAAGCGAACAAAGATATCGCGAATTATTTGAAAGTCATCCTTGTCCGATGTGGGTGTACGACGTGGAGACACTCGCTTTTTTAGCTGTTAATAATGCCGCGATCGCGCATTATGGTTATGATCGCGATGAATTTTTAGCAATGACGATTAAAGATATTCGTCCATTAGAAGATGTCGCGAGTTTGCTGCAACAGCTAAAACACCTCAAGTCTGAACTTAGTCCCCACGGGATTTGGAGACACCGAAAAAAAGATGGAACCATCATCAAGGTAGAAGTTTCGTGTCATTCACTTACTTTCTTAGGCAAGCGCGCTGTCGTTGTCTCGGCGCATGATGTGACTAAAAGAATTCAAACTGAAGAAGCACTACGACAAGCCGAAGCAAAATATCGCAGTATTTTTGAAAACGCCAGCGAAGGAATTTTTCAAACGACACCCGCAGGACAATATCTCAGCGCCAATCCAGCCCTCGCCCGCATCTATGGCTATGATTCACCCGAAGAACTTGTAGCATCTCTAACTAATGTCGAAAAGCAACTTTATGTCGATCCGCAGCGCCGTGCTGAGTGTATTCGTTTAATGCAGCAGCACAATTGCGTATCAGGATTTGAATCGCAAGTTTACCGCAAAGATGGCAGTACGATTTGGATCTCAGAAAACGCCAGAATTGTCCGTAATACTCATGGTGATGTCGTATGCTATGAGGGTACGGTCGAAGATATCACGACGCGCAAGCAAACCGAAGCGGCGCAAGCCCGCTTTACAGCGATTTTAGAAGCAACAACAGACTTTGTAGGAATTGCCGATAGTCAAGGAAAACCTTTATTTCTCAATCAAGCTGGCTACAAAATCTTAGGGTTAGATCCACAACAAGACATTTCACAACTCAACATTTTTGATTGTCATCCTGATTGGGCAAATGAAATTTTTCTGGAAAAAGTTGTTCCTACGCTGCTTTCCCGTGGAGTTTGGAATGGAGAGATGGCGCTACTCAACCGTCAGAAAGAAGAAATTCCGGTTTCACAAGTGATTGTAGCCAAAAGTTCAGCGGCTGGAGAGCTTGATTTTGTTGCGACTATTGCACGCGATATTAGCGAACGCAAGCGCCTAGAAGCGCAACTTTCGTACTTAGCCAACCACGATTCTTTGACTGGCTTATTCAATCGTCGTTACTTTCAAGCGCAATTAGAGCATTATTTAGAACTGTTACAACGCGATCGCCAGTCTGGGGCTTTGGTTTTAATCGATATCGATGACTTTAAAGATATTAACGATACGCTAGGACACAAAGCCGGAGACGATCTCCTCAAAAATCTCGCCGCTTTACTACAAGAACAAATCGCGGAAAAAGATGTTTTAGCACGTTTAGGTGGCGATGAATTTGCGATACTCATTCCCCAAACTTCTTTGCATGACATTGATTCAATTAAACAAAAAATTGTAGGCGCGCTCAAAAATCATGTCGTCGTAGCTGATGGGCAGCCTGTGCGAATGACAGTAAGTATCGGTGCTACTGTATTTCCGGATCACGGAACTATAGCAGATGAGCTTTTTGCTCACGCCGATCTCGCGATGTACAAATCAAAAAAACTGGGGAGCAATTGTTTTAGTCTCTACACTCCCGATCCACAATGGCAAGTGCAAATACAATCGCGCAATTTCTGGAAAAATCAAATCCGCGAAGCGCTTGAGCAAAATTTATTTGTACTGTACTGTCAACCAATTTTAGATTTACAAAATGGTGTTTCTTGTTACGAAATTCTCATTCGGATGTCAGGAAAAGATGGAGAAATTATTAGTCCTAATACTTTCCTCCCAATCGCTGAAGAATGTGGGTTAATCTCTCATATTGATCGTTGGGTAGTTTGTCAAGCGATTCATTTGATTGCTGCTCAAGCAAAAGTAGGTAACTATCTGCGCTTAGAAGTTAATATTTCTGGTAAATCTTTATCTGACAGCGAACTTTTGCCAATGATTCAGCACGAGCTTGCAACAACAGGTATTAATCCTGCATCTTTAGTTTTAGAGATTACAGAAACAGCAGCGATCGCCGATTTTTCTCAAGCGCGTAAATTTATTAATACGCTCAAACAAATTGGCTGTCAATTTGCGATCGATGATTTTGGCATGGGTTATTCTTCGTTTGCACAACTCAAGCACTTACCAGTAGACTATCTCAAGATTGACGGTAGTTTTATCAAGAATTTAGCGAAAGACGTTCTTGATCGACACTTGGTTAGGGCGATCGTGGAAGTTGCGCGAGGGTTATCTATTGCTACGATTGCTGAGTTTGTTGCATCGCCAGAGACATTGCAGTTAGTTCATGAGTTAGGTGTCAATTATGCTCAAGGTTATTATATTGGTGAACCAGTGCCAGTGGCAGAATTATTAAACCAGTGGTGTAGCATCGCAAGCGATGAAGCGCGACGTTCTCATTGGCATTTAAATAGTACACAAATTGTCAAACAAGCGTTTACACTAATTTCTTAA
- a CDS encoding NAD(P)H-quinone oxidoreductase subunit O produces the protein MAVKKGDLVRAVREKLENSLESQASDTRFPSYIFETKGEVLDIKGDYALVVFGQVPTPNIWLRVDQLESAQ, from the coding sequence ATGGCTGTTAAAAAGGGTGATTTAGTCCGTGCGGTTCGCGAAAAGTTGGAAAATTCCTTAGAATCTCAAGCAAGTGACACGCGTTTTCCGTCATATATATTTGAAACAAAGGGAGAGGTCTTAGATATTAAAGGAGACTATGCGCTTGTTGTGTTTGGACAAGTTCCCACTCCGAATATTTGGTTACGGGTCGATCAGCTAGAATCAGCGCAGTAA
- the mdh gene encoding malate dehydrogenase, producing MPIASTSQLLGYSPRVTIIGVGKVGSTLAQQIGEKNLADVVLLDEVEGLPQGLALDLMEAKGISLHSRQFIGTTNYADTAGSDIVVITAGQPRKPGMSRDELLKTNAKIVVETAKNAIAYSPNAILIVVTNPLDVMTYLAWQATQLPTQRVIGMAGVLDSARFQAFVAMELGVSIADVRAIVLGSHGDLMVPLPRYSTVNGIPITELIDAATIDRLVERTRKGGAEIVELMQTGSAYFAPAASTYLMVEAILLNQSRLVPVAAYLQGEYGLHDIFIGVPTLIGASGVEQILELKLTNAEISALHLAAQQVKQNIEQARSLLAN from the coding sequence ATGCCCATTGCCTCTACTTCGCAGTTATTGGGTTACTCTCCCCGCGTCACGATCATTGGCGTTGGTAAAGTTGGCAGTACATTAGCGCAACAAATTGGTGAGAAAAACCTAGCCGATGTGGTTCTATTAGACGAAGTAGAGGGATTACCTCAGGGTTTAGCGCTTGATTTGATGGAAGCTAAAGGAATATCACTGCATAGTCGCCAGTTTATTGGCACAACAAATTACGCTGATACCGCTGGTTCAGATATTGTTGTGATTACCGCAGGGCAACCGCGTAAACCAGGAATGAGTCGCGACGAGTTGCTGAAAACGAACGCCAAAATAGTTGTAGAAACAGCAAAAAATGCGATCGCCTATTCTCCGAATGCGATTTTGATAGTAGTGACTAATCCGTTGGATGTCATGACTTATCTTGCTTGGCAAGCGACGCAATTGCCTACTCAACGCGTCATCGGTATGGCTGGAGTTTTAGACTCAGCAAGGTTTCAAGCTTTTGTGGCAATGGAATTAGGTGTCAGTATTGCAGATGTGCGCGCGATCGTCTTAGGCAGTCATGGCGATTTGATGGTACCTTTACCGCGCTATTCGACAGTCAATGGTATTCCCATTACAGAATTAATCGACGCCGCAACAATAGACCGCTTAGTAGAAAGAACCCGTAAGGGAGGTGCAGAAATCGTTGAGTTGATGCAAACAGGTAGCGCCTACTTTGCACCTGCGGCTTCCACATATTTAATGGTGGAAGCAATTTTACTCAACCAATCGCGCTTAGTTCCAGTAGCAGCCTATCTTCAAGGCGAGTATGGTTTACATGATATTTTTATTGGTGTTCCTACGCTGATTGGGGCGAGTGGAGTTGAGCAAATCTTAGAATTAAAACTGACAAATGCAGAAATCTCTGCGTTACATCTTGCAGCACAACAAGTTAAACAAAATATAGAGCAGGCGCGATCGCTTCTTGCAAATTAA
- a CDS encoding DNA-formamidopyrimidine glycosylase, whose translation MPELPEVETVRRGLNQVTLSQQIMGGDVLLERTIAHPLSIAEFLTGIRGCTITQWHRYGKYLLAELTQHSSLTASGWLGVHLRMTGQLLWLNQDEELHKHTRVRLFFDKGLELRFVDQRTFGQMWWVPPENPVERVITGLAKLGLDPFSPAFSVDYLTQKFKNRQRAIKTALLDQAMVAGLGNIYADEALFLSQLRPTTLCSELRLPQIEKLRRSIIQVLETSIAAGGTTFSTFLNIQGVNGKYSGIAWVYNRTGQPCRICQTPIQRIRLAGRSSHFCPNCQR comes from the coding sequence GTGCCGGAACTACCTGAAGTAGAGACTGTACGACGGGGACTCAATCAAGTTACCCTAAGTCAGCAAATTATGGGTGGAGATGTGTTACTAGAACGCACGATCGCCCACCCACTTTCTATTGCAGAATTCTTAACAGGAATTCGAGGATGTACGATCACGCAGTGGCATCGCTATGGTAAATACTTATTAGCCGAACTCACGCAACATTCTTCTCTAACCGCATCCGGTTGGTTGGGCGTACATTTGCGGATGACTGGTCAGCTATTATGGTTAAACCAGGATGAAGAATTACATAAACATACCCGCGTTAGGCTGTTTTTTGATAAGGGGTTAGAGTTACGCTTTGTCGATCAACGCACGTTTGGTCAAATGTGGTGGGTACCGCCAGAAAATCCCGTAGAAAGAGTCATCACAGGTTTAGCTAAATTAGGATTAGATCCTTTCTCTCCAGCGTTTTCGGTCGATTACTTAACTCAAAAATTCAAAAATCGCCAACGGGCAATCAAAACCGCGCTTTTAGATCAAGCGATGGTTGCCGGATTAGGTAATATTTATGCTGATGAAGCATTGTTTCTCAGCCAGCTACGACCAACAACCCTTTGTAGCGAGTTGCGCTTACCACAGATCGAAAAACTGCGCCGTAGCATCATTCAAGTTCTCGAAACAAGTATTGCCGCAGGTGGCACAACGTTTAGTACTTTTTTAAACATACAAGGTGTTAACGGTAAATATAGTGGTATTGCTTGGGTTTACAACCGTACTGGTCAACCCTGTCGCATCTGCCAGACGCCAATTCAGCGAATTCGACTAGCGGGACGATCTTCTCACTTTTGTCCTAACTGTCAGCGATAA
- a CDS encoding DUF6391 domain-containing protein translates to MSTPILDFFGFDNLTRPTQAQDTELIQQLAFIPGIRDILMLRQVHALEHATVWVLSEQSSYQSTDSQLLAGFSTEQGFYLYGHLNQATLRSAVNIALQRLTGGEWNLAVHPRCGTNVSTGILLAAGLAVGFHLLLPRGPVEQMLGLGLAATMATHLAPDVGTLAQRYLTTAIPFNLAVGNIKLTQDAWGKAAYFVEVSWIDRATIN, encoded by the coding sequence ATGTCTACGCCCATTTTAGATTTTTTTGGTTTTGATAACCTGACCCGACCTACGCAAGCTCAAGATACGGAACTTATTCAACAGCTAGCTTTTATTCCAGGAATAAGAGACATTTTAATGCTGCGGCAGGTTCATGCGCTAGAACACGCGACAGTATGGGTACTCAGCGAACAAAGTAGCTATCAATCTACTGACAGCCAATTGTTGGCAGGTTTCTCTACTGAACAAGGATTCTACCTTTACGGTCATTTGAATCAAGCTACCTTACGTAGCGCAGTGAATATTGCCTTGCAGCGACTTACAGGTGGAGAATGGAATCTAGCAGTACATCCCCGCTGTGGGACAAACGTATCAACAGGAATTCTACTTGCAGCAGGACTTGCGGTAGGCTTTCATCTACTTTTACCACGCGGGCCAGTTGAGCAAATGTTAGGGTTAGGTTTAGCAGCAACGATGGCTACCCATTTAGCGCCCGATGTGGGTACACTAGCGCAACGTTATCTTACTACCGCAATTCCGTTTAACTTAGCAGTGGGAAACATCAAGCTGACTCAGGATGCGTGGGGAAAAGCTGCCTATTTTGTGGAAGTCAGTTGGATAGATCGAGCGACAATTAATTGA
- a CDS encoding helix-turn-helix domain-containing protein, giving the protein MAGGESQTPVSLSDRELQIIELVAAGLTNQEIAEKLDISKRTVDNHISNILTKTATENRVALVRWALQWGKVCLNDVNCCTLPNHNDGTVS; this is encoded by the coding sequence ATGGCTGGTGGCGAGTCTCAAACCCCTGTTTCCCTGTCTGATCGAGAATTACAAATTATTGAACTAGTAGCTGCTGGCTTAACAAACCAAGAGATAGCAGAAAAATTAGATATTAGTAAACGTACTGTCGATAATCACATTAGCAACATTCTGACTAAAACCGCGACTGAAAATCGAGTGGCGTTAGTTCGATGGGCGCTACAGTGGGGTAAAGTTTGCTTGAATGATGTGAACTGCTGTACTTTGCCCAACCATAACGATGGTACGGTTTCGTAA
- a CDS encoding retropepsin-like aspartic protease family protein — translation MLKIYPAPAAIIFLSSTIAIAGVGCNSKPYTHRLSHTASVTHKSPSDTASVKKSAVATKLPSVTPNVQPSQFELALDKATAAYTISQSARSADDWRLVVSKWQEALALMKAVPTDSQQRVIAQKKITEYQQNIEYAQQQVNLNSTTTPQLEGLPLNAVEPEVLEVLPPVEQNQTVIRIPVKRRESGTPVINVTFNGTQKFEMIVDTGASNTVITQAIATALGIKPTTTAKANTASDRGVEFLIGYVDTIEVGGVIVNNLPVAIAPSAQLETGLLGHDFFQNYDLTFKRDVIEFRPR, via the coding sequence ATGCTTAAAATTTATCCAGCGCCAGCAGCAATCATTTTTCTTTCAAGTACAATCGCGATCGCTGGTGTTGGTTGCAATAGCAAACCGTATACTCATCGGTTAAGTCATACAGCCTCAGTTACTCATAAAAGCCCATCAGATACAGCATCAGTCAAAAAATCTGCCGTTGCCACAAAGTTACCATCCGTAACGCCAAACGTGCAGCCAAGTCAGTTTGAATTAGCATTAGACAAAGCAACAGCGGCGTATACTATTAGTCAATCAGCGCGGTCAGCCGACGATTGGCGCTTAGTTGTAAGTAAATGGCAAGAAGCGCTGGCTTTGATGAAAGCAGTACCTACAGACAGTCAGCAGCGTGTGATCGCGCAAAAAAAGATAACTGAATACCAACAAAATATTGAGTATGCTCAGCAACAAGTCAATCTGAACTCGACTACTACACCGCAACTAGAAGGCTTACCTTTAAACGCGGTAGAACCCGAGGTGCTTGAAGTTTTACCACCCGTAGAACAAAATCAAACAGTTATTCGCATTCCGGTAAAACGCCGCGAAAGTGGCACACCCGTTATCAATGTGACGTTTAACGGAACACAAAAGTTTGAAATGATTGTCGATACTGGGGCTAGCAACACGGTGATTACGCAAGCGATCGCAACTGCACTAGGAATTAAACCCACAACAACCGCAAAAGCAAATACTGCTAGTGATAGAGGTGTGGAATTTCTGATTGGCTATGTTGATACTATCGAGGTTGGAGGAGTCATTGTTAACAATTTACCCGTAGCGATCGCGCCGTCTGCGCAACTAGAAACTGGATTACTAGGACACGACTTCTTTCAAAATTACGATCTCACATTCAAGCGGGATGTTATTGAATTTCGCCCGCGTTAG
- a CDS encoding retropepsin-like aspartic protease family protein codes for MQLPILLLIKITVTLVGINFIVPQANAQEAERCYMINATGTVVNLSQLCTNYQRSPLTTRQVFTAKIKRRYGGTPVIDVTFNNQQKFEMILDTGATQTTITSAKANQLGLIPVDSQRVQVASGEAVSLPIGRVESIEVGGAILRDTKVLVAPLPLLGQNFFSRYDLTIKQDVVEFHLR; via the coding sequence ATGCAGCTACCTATTTTACTTCTGATTAAAATTACAGTGACTCTTGTGGGAATCAACTTTATTGTGCCGCAAGCGAATGCGCAAGAAGCCGAAAGGTGTTACATGATTAATGCTACAGGCACGGTAGTCAACTTGAGCCAACTTTGTACAAATTACCAGCGATCGCCATTAACAACGCGACAAGTATTTACTGCCAAAATTAAACGCCGTTATGGTGGGACACCAGTAATCGATGTCACATTTAATAATCAGCAAAAATTTGAAATGATTTTGGATACAGGCGCAACACAAACGACAATTACATCTGCTAAGGCAAATCAACTTGGATTAATTCCAGTAGATAGCCAAAGAGTCCAAGTTGCCAGTGGAGAGGCTGTTAGCTTGCCGATAGGACGCGTAGAATCAATCGAAGTTGGTGGTGCCATCCTCCGCGATACTAAAGTATTAGTTGCCCCGTTACCATTATTAGGGCAAAACTTTTTTAGCCGTTACGACTTGACAATTAAGCAAGATGTGGTCGAGTTTCACTTGCGTTGA
- the trpD gene encoding anthranilate phosphoribosyltransferase yields the protein MTYSPSIATATSERTPGWDSELLQQLLDRASLSREQAAQLMQAWLDETIPPVLSGAILAAIQAKGVSATELTGMAEVLLAQSQCQETILHHEPVIDTCGTGGDGAATFNISTAVAFVAAAAGIRVAKHGNRSASSRVGSADVLEAVGVDLNAPPQQVQAALEEVGITFLFARGWHPAMKVVAPLRQTLKVRTVFNLLGPLINPLRPTGQVIGVFDAAILETVAQALCQLGTQRAIALHGRERLDEAGLADVTDLAVLSQGEVRLTTLDPQQLGLTPASTAAIRGGDVQENAAILQAVLQGKGTQAQQDIVALNASLALQVGELVPAEDHTAGIALSKEILRSGAAWAKLEQLVEFLQRK from the coding sequence ATGACCTATTCACCATCAATAGCAACCGCCACTTCAGAGCGCACTCCAGGTTGGGATAGTGAGCTACTACAACAACTATTAGACCGCGCCTCACTATCGCGCGAACAAGCTGCACAACTGATGCAAGCATGGCTCGATGAAACAATTCCACCAGTTTTGTCGGGAGCCATTCTAGCCGCAATTCAAGCCAAAGGCGTATCCGCAACAGAACTTACGGGAATGGCTGAGGTTTTGCTCGCTCAATCGCAATGTCAAGAAACAATCCTGCACCACGAGCCAGTCATTGATACTTGTGGTACGGGTGGTGATGGTGCTGCTACTTTCAATATTTCGACTGCTGTTGCTTTTGTGGCAGCTGCGGCGGGGATACGTGTTGCAAAACATGGCAATCGTTCGGCTTCGAGTCGTGTGGGTTCGGCCGATGTTCTAGAAGCAGTGGGTGTCGATTTAAATGCACCTCCCCAACAAGTTCAAGCTGCGCTTGAGGAAGTCGGGATTACATTCTTGTTTGCACGGGGTTGGCATCCAGCAATGAAGGTTGTCGCACCGCTACGACAAACGCTGAAGGTACGCACGGTTTTTAATTTATTAGGACCATTAATCAACCCATTGCGCCCTACTGGACAGGTGATTGGGGTATTTGATGCGGCAATCTTGGAAACTGTTGCTCAAGCTTTGTGTCAATTAGGCACACAACGCGCGATCGCCCTCCATGGACGGGAAAGACTCGATGAAGCAGGCTTGGCTGATGTGACAGATTTAGCCGTGCTAAGTCAAGGTGAAGTTCGTTTAACAACGCTCGATCCTCAACAGCTAGGTTTAACTCCTGCTTCCACCGCAGCCATTCGTGGTGGTGATGTTCAAGAAAATGCGGCAATTCTCCAAGCAGTCTTGCAAGGTAAAGGCACTCAAGCGCAGCAAGATATTGTGGCACTCAATGCCTCGCTTGCTTTACAAGTAGGAGAACTTGTTCCGGCTGAAGATCATACGGCAGGTATCGCACTCTCAAAGGAAATTTTACGTAGTGGTGCGGCTTGGGCAAAGCTTGAGCAATTAGTCGAGTTTCTTCAACGCAAGTGA
- a CDS encoding S1 RNA-binding domain-containing protein produces MTSQSQPSSTSSSFSMDDFAKALDQQDFQFSKGQIVRGKVFQYESDGAYVDIGGKSAAFIPLTEVGLHSVSDLSTVLPLQEEQEFLIIREQNADGQVTLSRRQLQIKQLWQQLGEMQEDGKSLEVRVKGVNKGGVTVDVQGLRGFIPRSHLLERENLENLVGQNLNASLLEVNRDNNKLVLSQRLATRSQAMTQFEPGQVVTGKISAIKPFGVFVELDGINGLLHIKQISQNYVESLPSLFQTGQEISAVVVDVDESQSRISLSTRVLENYPGEMLEKRDEVMASVEARANRARKKLLE; encoded by the coding sequence ATGACATCTCAATCTCAGCCTTCTTCTACTAGTTCATCCTTTTCTATGGATGATTTTGCCAAAGCCTTAGACCAACAAGATTTTCAATTTAGCAAAGGACAAATAGTGCGTGGGAAGGTATTTCAATACGAAAGCGATGGTGCTTATGTAGATATTGGCGGAAAATCCGCAGCTTTCATCCCTTTAACTGAAGTTGGTTTGCACTCCGTGAGCGATCTATCTACCGTTTTACCGTTGCAGGAAGAACAAGAATTTTTGATTATCCGTGAGCAAAATGCGGATGGACAAGTCACGCTATCACGCCGCCAACTGCAAATCAAACAACTGTGGCAACAGCTAGGAGAAATGCAAGAAGACGGCAAAAGCTTGGAAGTACGTGTTAAGGGAGTCAATAAAGGTGGCGTTACCGTTGATGTGCAAGGATTACGTGGGTTTATTCCGCGATCGCACTTACTCGAACGTGAAAATTTGGAAAATCTCGTCGGGCAAAATCTCAACGCGAGTTTGCTAGAGGTCAATCGCGACAATAATAAACTTGTTCTATCGCAACGTCTTGCTACGCGATCACAAGCGATGACTCAGTTTGAGCCTGGGCAAGTTGTAACCGGCAAAATTAGCGCAATTAAGCCGTTTGGCGTCTTTGTTGAATTAGATGGAATTAACGGTTTACTGCACATCAAGCAAATTAGTCAAAACTATGTCGAATCTTTGCCTTCACTTTTCCAAACAGGGCAGGAAATTTCGGCAGTTGTCGTGGATGTTGATGAAAGCCAAAGTCGAATTTCCCTTTCCACAAGGGTTCTAGAAAATTATCCTGGCGAAATGCTGGAAAAAAGAGACGAGGTAATGGCAAGTGTAGAAGCGAGGGCAAATCGCGCCCGCAAAAAATTACTCGAATAG